The following coding sequences lie in one Kamptonema formosum PCC 6407 genomic window:
- a CDS encoding ABC transporter ATP-binding protein: MAKVIIENVYKSFQTLRKDEETKMKDESLLFNSGNSSYPSKIDSNIHTSSHTVLRRINLSVQDGEFMVLVGPSGCGKSTLLRSIAGLESLTGGNIWVGDRLVNDLPPKERDIAMVFQNYALYPHLTVYDNLAFGLRRGKRSGGAGERGSRGAGEQGSGGEGETGRRKTTPLHPLFEELLTAATRKLPKGLRYWSEQEKAVDERVRIVAQLLQIESLLHRLPKQLSGGQKQRVALGRAMARNPQVFLMDEPLSNLDAKLRAETRAQIVQLQRQLGTTTIYVTHDQIEAMTMGDRIAVMNQGQIQQVAKPLELYNQPANLFVAQFIGSPPMNFLPVQFTAPLLVSHPQFRFTLPEIWAMARRGTPPLQSYDGRSLILGIRPEHLSISPPATKNLLVEVEIIEALGHETYLWVCLAEAREIRLQVRIGSERSVSLGEKLWLAIAPDKIHLFDPDTGLAIFTN; the protein is encoded by the coding sequence ATGGCAAAAGTTATTATAGAAAACGTTTACAAAAGCTTTCAGACTCTTCGCAAGGATGAAGAGACAAAAATGAAGGATGAAAGCCTATTATTCAATTCGGGAAACTCATCTTATCCGAGTAAAATTGACAGTAATATTCATACTTCTAGCCACACAGTTTTGCGCCGTATTAATTTGTCGGTGCAAGATGGCGAATTTATGGTTTTGGTGGGGCCTTCGGGATGTGGAAAAAGTACGCTATTGCGGTCAATTGCTGGTCTGGAATCTCTAACTGGCGGTAATATTTGGGTGGGCGATCGCTTAGTTAACGATTTACCTCCCAAGGAGCGCGATATCGCTATGGTGTTTCAAAATTACGCTCTCTATCCCCACTTGACTGTTTATGATAATTTGGCTTTTGGCTTGCGGCGGGGGAAGAGGAGCGGGGGAGCAGGGGAGCGGGGGAGCAGAGGAGCAGGGGAGCAGGGGAGCGGGGGAGAGGGGGAGACTGGGAGAAGGAAAACTACACCTCTTCATCCTTTATTTGAGGAGTTGTTAACCGCAGCGACGCGAAAGTTGCCTAAAGGTTTGCGCTATTGGTCTGAGCAGGAAAAAGCTGTGGATGAGCGGGTGCGGATTGTTGCTCAACTGTTGCAGATTGAGTCTCTTTTACATCGTTTGCCAAAGCAACTTTCAGGTGGTCAAAAGCAGCGAGTGGCTTTGGGCCGAGCAATGGCTCGAAATCCTCAAGTATTTTTAATGGACGAACCCTTATCTAATTTAGATGCAAAATTGAGGGCGGAAACTAGGGCGCAGATTGTGCAGTTACAGCGACAATTGGGGACTACGACTATTTATGTCACCCATGACCAAATTGAGGCGATGACGATGGGCGATCGCATTGCGGTGATGAATCAAGGTCAGATTCAACAGGTGGCGAAACCTCTCGAACTTTACAATCAACCGGCTAACTTATTTGTAGCTCAATTCATTGGTTCGCCGCCGATGAATTTTCTACCCGTGCAGTTTACGGCTCCGTTGCTGGTTTCTCATCCGCAGTTTCGTTTCACTTTACCTGAGATTTGGGCAATGGCGCGTAGGGGAACTCCGCCGTTACAAAGTTATGACGGGCGATCGCTAATTTTGGGGATTCGGCCGGAACATTTGAGTATTAGTCCCCCTGCGACTAAAAATCTGCTGGTAGAAGTGGAAATTATTGAGGCTTTGGGCCATGAAACCTATTTATGGGTTTGTTTAGCGGAGGCTAGGGAAATCCGGTTACAGGTACGAATTGGGTCTGAACGTTCGGTTAGTCTTGGAGAAAAGCTTTGGCTGGCGATCGCACCTGATAAAATTCATCTCTTTGACCCCGACACTGGTTTAGCAATTTTTACTAATTAG